Proteins from a genomic interval of Sphingobacterium lactis:
- a CDS encoding cytochrome c maturation protein CcmE, which produces MKKSSIILIVIIAVAIAMILVIYTDSSTYSTFTEAKEKNTELYVVGVLNKQKELHYDPVKDANHFSFYMYDNDSTECQVVFNGSKPQDIERSEQIVLTGKMDGNVFHASKILMKCPSKYNQDQMEVIETTSSPATASIN; this is translated from the coding sequence ATGAAGAAAAGTTCGATCATTTTAATTGTAATTATCGCGGTTGCTATCGCCATGATACTTGTGATCTACACCGATTCCAGCACGTATTCAACCTTCACAGAAGCCAAGGAAAAGAACACCGAGCTTTACGTGGTTGGGGTATTGAATAAGCAAAAAGAATTGCATTATGATCCTGTGAAGGATGCTAACCACTTTTCCTTCTACATGTACGACAACGACAGCACGGAATGTCAGGTAGTCTTCAATGGTTCCAAACCACAGGATATCGAGCGCTCCGAGCAGATTGTATTAACGGGTAAGATGGATGGCAATGTCTTTCATGCGAGCAAGATCTTGATGAAATGTCCTTCAAAATACAATCAAGATCAGATGGAAGTTATTGAAACGACTTCCAGCCCTGCTACTGCATCAATAAATTAA
- the ccsA gene encoding cytochrome c biogenesis protein CcsA yields the protein MDVNFVGENLLPGQIGQFFVVLSFGAALLSLISYFFATKYPEEKSWKQLGRIGFWVNAISIVVIGSTLFYIIYNHLFEYHYAWAHSSMTLPTHYIISSFWEGQEGSFWLWMFWQVVLGAILLFKAKSWESPVMTFVMLCQVFLASMLIGVEIFGSRWGSSPFILFRDAMDFPFLKDPNYLSMVKDGRGLNPLLQNYWMVIHPPTLFLGFASMIVPFAYAAAGLWTKRYKEWINPGLPWALFAVMILGAGIIMGSFWAYEALNFGGFWAWDPVENVSIIPWLTLIAAVHVMVAYKNTGHAYFTACFLSLISFVLVIYASYLTRSGILGETSVHSFTSLGMSGQLIAFNITFLVLMIVLLVVRKKDMPSTKKEEEIYSREFWLFIGALVLTVACVQMIATTSIPVFNALFGTKVAPPIDPIPHYNKWQGAFAVVVMLLTAFTQFLKYKRTDGRKFWAATLASFIFALLIAGAIVYFTNIYTNIMYILITLTSVFCILANLRILGDSFKGKWRLAGSAVSHIGFGLLLIGALIAAATNEVISVNSSNYIAVAGFDQVEKPGDNLFLSEGEPVDMGKYRITYVGDSVAKPNVFYKIKYEEIDEESGNVKSSFILKPFAQNNPQMGGLIGTPGTKHFLTHDIYTLITAAASDSQAPAQHEQQAASAGFDDYEEPATYLVSIGDTLRYRNGYYVIEGLNKDATLKDMPKAEGDLFVGLKIKVVSADNKEYHAEPVFLIKGGNTFDFHKDVNEQGLRFRFSKIVPDQNKLELIAYQKPLPEKKWVVFKAIKFPYINFFWVGTIVMTIGFCMAIYRRVKDGRRNPKTKEQTA from the coding sequence ATGGACGTCAATTTTGTGGGCGAAAATCTGCTTCCTGGGCAGATAGGTCAATTTTTCGTTGTCCTTTCCTTCGGAGCAGCATTATTATCCCTTATTTCTTATTTTTTTGCAACCAAATACCCTGAAGAGAAATCCTGGAAACAACTGGGACGGATCGGATTTTGGGTAAATGCGATATCGATCGTTGTAATCGGTTCCACGTTATTTTATATCATCTACAATCACCTTTTTGAGTACCATTATGCTTGGGCACACTCTTCCATGACGCTGCCTACGCATTACATTATATCTTCCTTCTGGGAGGGGCAAGAAGGTAGTTTTTGGCTATGGATGTTCTGGCAGGTAGTGTTGGGTGCAATCTTGCTCTTCAAAGCGAAAAGCTGGGAAAGTCCGGTGATGACCTTTGTCATGCTCTGTCAGGTATTCCTGGCGTCTATGCTGATCGGGGTTGAGATCTTTGGCTCCCGCTGGGGAAGCTCGCCTTTTATCCTGTTCCGCGATGCCATGGATTTCCCTTTCCTGAAAGACCCAAATTACCTATCGATGGTTAAGGACGGTCGCGGCTTGAACCCCCTATTGCAGAACTACTGGATGGTTATCCACCCACCGACCCTATTCTTGGGCTTTGCTTCCATGATCGTTCCTTTCGCCTATGCAGCGGCTGGATTGTGGACCAAACGCTATAAAGAATGGATCAATCCGGGTCTACCTTGGGCACTCTTTGCGGTGATGATCCTTGGTGCCGGTATTATCATGGGTTCTTTCTGGGCGTATGAGGCCTTGAACTTTGGGGGCTTCTGGGCATGGGATCCCGTGGAAAATGTATCCATTATTCCTTGGTTGACATTAATTGCGGCTGTCCATGTGATGGTTGCCTATAAAAATACCGGACATGCCTATTTTACGGCATGCTTCCTGAGCTTGATCAGTTTCGTATTGGTGATCTACGCATCGTACCTGACCCGTAGTGGTATCTTGGGTGAAACCTCCGTACACTCCTTCACGAGCTTGGGTATGTCAGGCCAATTGATCGCCTTCAACATCACCTTCCTGGTCTTAATGATTGTTCTCTTGGTGGTTCGTAAAAAAGATATGCCATCCACCAAAAAGGAAGAAGAAATCTATTCACGTGAATTCTGGCTTTTCATCGGCGCCCTGGTCCTTACCGTTGCCTGCGTGCAGATGATCGCTACGACGTCCATTCCGGTATTCAATGCCCTATTTGGCACCAAGGTAGCTCCGCCGATCGACCCTATCCCGCATTATAACAAATGGCAGGGTGCTTTTGCGGTCGTTGTGATGTTACTTACCGCCTTTACGCAATTCCTGAAATACAAACGTACGGATGGCCGGAAATTCTGGGCTGCGACATTAGCATCCTTTATATTCGCCTTATTGATCGCTGGTGCAATCGTCTATTTCACCAATATCTACACGAATATCATGTATATCCTGATCACGCTGACATCGGTATTCTGTATCCTGGCAAACTTGCGAATCCTGGGTGATTCCTTCAAGGGCAAATGGCGCTTGGCAGGATCTGCTGTATCGCATATCGGTTTCGGATTGCTATTGATCGGTGCGTTGATCGCAGCTGCGACCAACGAGGTCATTTCTGTAAACAGCAGCAATTACATTGCTGTTGCCGGCTTCGATCAGGTTGAAAAACCTGGCGACAACCTATTCCTTTCTGAAGGTGAACCGGTAGATATGGGTAAATACCGTATCACATACGTCGGTGACAGTGTGGCCAAGCCCAATGTTTTCTACAAGATCAAATACGAAGAAATTGATGAGGAGTCCGGAAATGTTAAATCATCGTTTATCCTAAAACCGTTTGCACAGAACAACCCGCAAATGGGTGGTCTGATCGGTACACCGGGTACTAAACATTTCTTGACCCATGACATCTATACGCTGATCACGGCAGCAGCTTCAGATTCACAAGCTCCAGCGCAGCATGAGCAGCAGGCTGCATCTGCAGGATTTGATGACTATGAAGAGCCAGCAACCTACCTGGTATCGATAGGTGATACCCTACGGTACAGAAATGGATATTATGTGATCGAAGGATTGAACAAAGATGCCACGCTAAAGGATATGCCGAAAGCAGAAGGCGATCTATTCGTCGGTCTCAAGATCAAGGTGGTTTCTGCGGATAACAAAGAATATCATGCCGAACCTGTCTTCTTGATCAAGGGAGGAAACACATTCGATTTCCATAAAGATGTAAACGAACAGGGATTACGCTTCAGATTCTCGAAGATCGTTCCTGATCAGAATAAATTGGAATTGATTGCCTATCAGAAACCACTACCTGAGAAAAAATGGGTGGTATTCAAGGCCATTAAATTCCCGTATATCAACTTCTTCTGGGTAGGAACCATTGTGATGACGATTGGATTCTGTATGGCGATCTACCGCAGGGTAAAGGACGGTAGGCGCAACCCGAAAACAAAAGAACAGACCGCATGA
- a CDS encoding Rossmann-like and DUF2520 domain-containing protein — protein MKIVLIGSGNIATHMGKAFMHTGHQIVQVYSRTLANAQALAKLLNSTGTDSLEAVVDHADLYLLAVSDAVIPEVAAQLPQELEGLVVHASGATHIDVLDKFRHAGVIYPIQTFSKSVDLELTETPFAVEAREPADTSTLITFMSAISNRVFEGSSEQRMAMHLAAVFANNFSNALFQVAYDLLAQHDLPFDLIRPIILQTAEKVQNNEPRAVQTGPASRNDQNTINKHLQFISSNPDWQSIYQKISDLIVKRKENNSEN, from the coding sequence ATGAAAATAGTCTTGATCGGCAGTGGTAATATAGCAACCCATATGGGTAAAGCCTTTATGCACACTGGCCATCAGATCGTACAAGTATACAGCAGAACCTTAGCCAATGCACAAGCATTGGCTAAGCTGTTGAATAGCACCGGTACCGATTCGTTGGAAGCGGTAGTCGATCATGCCGATTTATATCTATTGGCTGTCTCCGATGCCGTTATTCCGGAGGTTGCAGCCCAGCTTCCGCAAGAACTGGAAGGCTTGGTGGTTCATGCTTCCGGTGCGACCCATATCGATGTACTGGACAAGTTTCGGCACGCTGGCGTTATTTATCCCATACAGACCTTTTCGAAATCCGTGGATCTCGAATTAACAGAGACACCTTTTGCCGTGGAGGCGCGCGAGCCTGCCGACACCAGCACGCTGATCACATTCATGTCGGCAATTTCCAACCGCGTCTTTGAAGGCAGTAGCGAACAGCGCATGGCCATGCACCTGGCAGCTGTCTTTGCCAACAACTTCAGCAACGCCCTGTTTCAGGTAGCATACGACCTGCTAGCGCAACATGACCTACCCTTTGACCTCATCCGCCCGATCATCCTGCAGACGGCAGAAAAAGTGCAAAATAATGAACCTCGAGCCGTTCAGACAGGCCCTGCCAGCAGAAATGACCAGAATACGATAAATAAGCATTTACAGTTTATTAGTTCCAATCCAGATTGGCAATCTATTTACCAAAAAATATCAGACCTTATTGTTAAAAGGAAAGAGAACAATTCAGAAAATTAA
- a CDS encoding FMN-binding glutamate synthase family protein: protein MPVRNLILGIMVVINLIIISFGLIFTPRWFWLLLIPFPLLIIALYHSFQNSHAILRNYPLVGYFRYFFESIRPELRQYFWESDTDGRPFNRRQRSIVYQRAKNQRETVAFGMQSDPQAVGNEWAAHSIFPVHIEDHNLRTTVGNSSCKQPYSLSVFNISAMSYGALSRTAITALNKGAALQNFAHNTGEGGISQYHISGGDLIWQIGTGYFGCRNEHGFFDPTLFREKSTRPYVKMIELKLSQGAKPGHGGILPAAKNTPEVAAIRHVVPGTDVMSPPAHSAFKTPVEMMNFIQQLRELSDYKPVGFKLCIGDKQEFIDICQAMQETQIMPDFIAVDGSEGGTGAAPLEFTDNLGMPLYDALAFVTTTLINFGLKKHIKIIVSSRIVTGFDILKVIALGADACYSARGMMFALGCIQALKCNEDVCPVGVATQQPHLYKGLNVEDKYVRVAQFHRNTLRATVEIMEACGFNSLDEVSADKFFRKVDSQNTLSFQDIYFKNTGKLVNNRSDFAPEVFD, encoded by the coding sequence ATGCCTGTAAGAAACCTCATCCTAGGGATAATGGTTGTTATCAACCTCATTATTATCTCCTTTGGTTTAATCTTCACCCCAAGATGGTTCTGGTTGCTGTTAATACCATTTCCATTGTTAATTATCGCATTGTACCATAGCTTTCAAAATAGCCATGCGATCCTTCGAAACTACCCTTTGGTGGGGTATTTCCGCTATTTCTTCGAATCAATCCGTCCGGAATTGAGACAGTATTTCTGGGAATCGGACACCGATGGTAGACCATTCAACCGCCGCCAACGTTCCATTGTGTACCAACGTGCAAAGAACCAGCGCGAGACGGTGGCTTTCGGTATGCAGAGTGATCCGCAAGCCGTAGGTAACGAATGGGCAGCGCACAGTATTTTCCCCGTTCACATCGAAGATCACAACTTGCGTACAACCGTAGGGAACAGCAGCTGTAAACAACCTTACAGTTTAAGTGTTTTCAATATTTCAGCGATGTCCTACGGGGCGTTGAGTAGAACTGCGATCACAGCATTGAATAAAGGTGCTGCTCTGCAGAACTTTGCCCACAATACTGGTGAGGGTGGTATCTCACAGTACCACATCTCTGGTGGTGACTTGATCTGGCAGATCGGTACGGGTTATTTCGGTTGCCGTAATGAACACGGTTTCTTCGACCCTACCCTTTTCCGTGAAAAATCAACACGTCCGTATGTAAAGATGATTGAGTTGAAGCTTTCCCAAGGTGCAAAACCTGGTCATGGTGGTATCCTTCCTGCGGCAAAAAACACCCCGGAAGTAGCGGCCATCCGTCACGTCGTGCCTGGAACCGATGTAATGTCGCCTCCGGCACATAGCGCATTCAAGACACCTGTGGAAATGATGAACTTTATCCAACAATTGCGTGAGCTTTCCGATTACAAACCTGTAGGGTTCAAATTGTGTATTGGTGACAAGCAAGAGTTCATTGATATCTGTCAAGCGATGCAGGAAACACAGATTATGCCTGACTTTATTGCTGTGGATGGATCTGAAGGTGGTACGGGTGCGGCGCCATTGGAATTTACGGATAACTTGGGTATGCCGCTATACGATGCCTTAGCTTTCGTAACAACCACATTGATCAACTTCGGTCTGAAGAAACATATCAAAATCATTGTATCCAGTCGTATTGTCACTGGGTTTGATATCCTTAAAGTAATTGCTTTAGGAGCTGATGCTTGTTACAGTGCACGCGGAATGATGTTCGCTTTAGGTTGTATCCAAGCCTTGAAATGTAACGAAGACGTTTGTCCGGTAGGTGTGGCAACACAACAACCTCACCTGTACAAAGGATTAAATGTCGAAGATAAATACGTCCGTGTGGCCCAATTCCACCGTAACACCCTTCGTGCTACGGTAGAAATCATGGAAGCCTGTGGATTCAATAGTCTGGATGAAGTTTCGGCCGATAAATTCTTCCGTAAGGTAGACAGCCAGAATACGCTATCTTTCCAGGATATTTATTTTAAAAATACCGGTAAGTTAGTGAATAACCGCAGCGATTTTGCTCCGGAAGTATTTGACTAA
- a CDS encoding MarR family winged helix-turn-helix transcriptional regulator, with amino-acid sequence MINETSYASEFYSFLTGRVSTAIGRRLQRNFKESGLNITAEQWSVLYFLWESEGLSQQEIAKLTYRDKPSVSRLISNLEKQKILIRVNSEGDKRANQIYLTALGHKLRDKCMLQAEKTISEAMKGVDKNSMAQAQQLLEIVFNNLK; translated from the coding sequence ATGATCAATGAAACCAGCTATGCTAGCGAATTCTATTCTTTTTTAACGGGGCGTGTTTCCACGGCTATCGGGAGGCGTTTACAGCGTAATTTCAAGGAAAGCGGACTGAATATTACCGCTGAACAGTGGAGCGTTTTGTATTTCCTATGGGAATCGGAAGGCCTCAGTCAACAGGAGATTGCGAAACTGACCTACCGTGATAAACCCAGCGTTTCCCGGTTGATTTCCAATTTGGAAAAACAAAAGATATTAATCCGAGTGAATTCGGAAGGAGATAAGCGCGCCAATCAGATTTACCTAACGGCCCTAGGCCATAAACTTCGGGATAAGTGTATGCTACAAGCAGAAAAAACTATCTCCGAAGCGATGAAAGGGGTCGATAAAAATTCGATGGCCCAAGCTCAACAGCTTTTGGAGATAGTTTTCAATAACTTAAAGTAA
- a CDS encoding amidohydrolase has product MQREPLKVTIFQAYLFWENIDKNLQNLGLRLSSLREKTDLIILPEMFNTGFTTNVEKCAETMSGKTMHWLFETSKKYECVVAGSLIIEEGGKYYNRFVWMSPDGSYTHYDKRHLFSMAGEDKIFSEGNSRIIFQLKGWKICPMVCYDLRFPIWSRNQQGAYDLLVYTASWPDKRSAHWRALIPARAIENQAFVIGVNRVGHDGKEVYYSGGSMCISPNGDVVYYKPEDEDLYTFTLNPKDLEENREHFPFLQDQDQFKLL; this is encoded by the coding sequence ATGCAAAGAGAGCCATTAAAAGTAACCATATTTCAAGCTTATCTTTTTTGGGAAAATATCGACAAGAATCTACAGAATCTTGGGCTACGGCTATCTTCTTTACGGGAAAAAACGGATTTGATCATTCTTCCGGAGATGTTCAACACAGGGTTCACCACCAACGTGGAGAAATGTGCCGAGACCATGTCCGGGAAGACCATGCATTGGTTGTTTGAGACCTCCAAGAAATATGAATGTGTGGTTGCAGGTTCATTGATCATTGAAGAAGGTGGGAAATATTATAACCGCTTTGTCTGGATGTCGCCGGATGGAAGCTATACCCATTACGATAAACGCCATTTATTCTCCATGGCTGGCGAAGATAAAATCTTTTCAGAAGGCAATTCCAGAATTATTTTTCAACTGAAAGGTTGGAAAATCTGTCCAATGGTATGTTATGACCTTCGGTTCCCAATCTGGTCCAGAAACCAACAGGGTGCCTACGATCTATTGGTCTATACCGCAAGTTGGCCAGATAAACGATCTGCACATTGGCGGGCCTTGATTCCTGCCCGTGCCATCGAAAATCAAGCTTTCGTGATCGGTGTCAACCGTGTTGGTCACGATGGTAAGGAAGTTTACTATTCAGGTGGATCCATGTGTATATCGCCGAATGGCGACGTGGTTTATTACAAACCAGAAGATGAGGATCTCTATACCTTTACGCTTAACCCGAAAGACCTCGAAGAAAATCGAGAACATTTCCCTTTTCTACAGGACCAGGATCAATTTAAATTGTTGTAA